The Leptodactylus fuscus isolate aLepFus1 chromosome 3, aLepFus1.hap2, whole genome shotgun sequence genome has a segment encoding these proteins:
- the COX7A2 gene encoding cytochrome c oxidase subunit 7A2, mitochondrial codes for MFRNLQALRQVSQRTFSSSTRRSLENKVPEKQKLFQEDNGIPVHLKAGTGDVLLYRLTMGLTVFGTGYSLFEIFKASFPKKQN; via the exons ATGTTTCGTAACTTGCAG GCCCTCCGTCAGGTATCGCAGAGGACGTTCAGTAGCTCCACCCGGAGGTCACTGGAAAACAAGGTTCCAGAAAAGCAGAAGTTATTTCAG GAGGATAATGGCATTCCAGTTCACCTAAAGGCAGGAACTGGGGATGTTTTGTTATACCGACTGACCATGGGGCTTACAGTTTTTG GAACTGGTTACTCCTTGTTTGAGATTTTCAAGGCTTCATTTCCTAAAAAGCAGAATTAA